Proteins found in one Neurospora crassa OR74A linkage group II, whole genome shotgun sequence genomic segment:
- the pex33 gene encoding PEX33, producing the protein MGDSEEHKSADTLAWEKATADNNNNTSQPQTQAQAPSTSTSSKSQPAAQTSPDAPKVSVSLEQARIFLQDAQVQKETTERKAAFLRSKGISQSDIDELLKEDWIRAQSDMREIPVTSESSSSASSKVAAAITTTTTLPKTKEQHVPIITYPEFMAETHRAPPLITMNGVLNTAYAFSGIAALVYGANKYVVEPMLNQLTEARVDFHDNVKDNLDRLVEKLEQTVSELPPGYKASDGRAGRYKDAYDDDDEDNMSTYEDPTEMFHRDVGIQTSPPPTPSVRAMSLPSRPGTAMSARSLSEIYEAHSRAQSRAASAISERHMNHTQKQQRRLAELVTSVKEINEGLTSQCEDYDELRTTVDVFHGELEQLALQHYDFTGGFSLYGYTNRSEPNDEIKKAKENIRRVKGVLLTTRTFATPAPGASGR; encoded by the exons ATGGGCGACTCGGAAGAACACAAGAGCGCCGACACCCTGGCGTGGGAGAAAGCGACagccgacaacaacaacaacacatctCAACCTCAGACGCAGGCTCAGGCCCCGTCAACATCGACATCCTCAAAATCCCAGCCGGCAGCTCAAACCTCCCCAGACGCGCCAAAAGTCTCAGTCTCCCTCGAACAAGCCAGGATATTCCTCCAGGATGCGCAGGTGCAAAAGGAGACAACAGAGCGCAAGGCCGCCTTTTTGAGGAGCAAGGGCATCTCCCAGAGTGACATCGACGAACTGCTGAAGGAGGATTGGATTCGGGCGCAATCAGAT ATGAGAGAAATCCCCGTCACCAGCGaatcgtcatcatcggctTCGTCAAAGGTGGCTGCTGCGataacaaccacaaccaccctCCCCAAGACAAAGGAACAACATGTGCCCATCATAACCTACCCCGAGTTTATGGCCGAGACGCACCGGGCGCCACCGCTAATAACTATGAACGGCGTCCTTAACACGGCCTACGCCTTCAGCGGTATCGCGGCCCTCGTCTACGGCGCCAACAAGTACGTTGTCGAGCCCATGCTCAACCAACTCACCGAGGCTCGCGTCGACTTCCACGACAACGTCAAGGACAACCTGGACCGGCTGGTCGAGAAGCTCGAGCAAACCGTGTCGGAGCTGCCTCCGGGCTACAAGGCGTCGGACGGCCGCGCCGGTCGCTACAAGGACGCttacgacgacgatgacgaagacaaCATGAGCACGTACGAGGACCCGACCGAGATGTTCCACCGGGACGTTGGCATCCAgacgtcgccgccgcctacGCCGTCGGTGCGGGCCATGTCGCTCCCTTCGCGCCCGGGCACGGCCATGTCGGCCCGGTCCCTGTCGGAGATCTACGAGGCGCACTCGCGGGCCCAGTCGCGCGCGGCGTCGGCCATTTCCGAGCGGCACATGAACCACacgcagaagcagcagaggCGACTGGCGGAGCTGGTGACGTCGGTTAAGGAGATCAACGAAGGGCTGACGTCGCAGTGCGAGGACTACGACGAGCTCAGGACGACGGTGGACGTATTCCACGGCGAGCTGGAGCAGTTGGCGCTGCAGCACTACGACTTCACTGGAGGCTTTTCGTTGTACGGGTATACCAATAGGAGCGAGCCTAACGATGAGATCAAAAAGGCCAAAGAGAATATCAGACGGGTCAAGGGCGTGTTGCTCACCACGAGGACATTTGCTACGCCTGCTCCTGGTGCCTCGGGGCGGTAG